A stretch of the Aegilops tauschii subsp. strangulata cultivar AL8/78 chromosome 4, Aet v6.0, whole genome shotgun sequence genome encodes the following:
- the LOC120962928 gene encoding uncharacterized protein produces MDASVDATERNDRGYGRGGGRGGGRWDDRGPRQEWRDRPREDRWQDQPREGAWRDQLHEDRPQGNAGLPPLLPPPRRNDDHHQDKGAGGFQESRAITCILGGAQAPASQRIFKQFAREVNAVLPRLEATRPLRWSKCATTFSSADRLKCAATAGALPMLCSPVISNVQVTKTLIDGGAGLNVLSVETFNSLQVPYNQLQPTKPFSGVTDGSTMPIGQVRLPVTFGQRDNYRTELINFDVAHIRLPYSAILGYPALAKFMAVTHHGYNILKMPGSGGIITVPYEERDVVCSLERAFQAASIEDSDSNAAQYPPEVVPKKKKQLLRTGPQESGTASGAASGSAPAPGAPPSLA; encoded by the coding sequence atggatgCCTCGGTCGACGCCAccgagcgcaatgaccggggctacggccgaggaggagggcgtggcggaggacgctgggacgaccgtggccctcgacaggagtggcgtgaccggcctcgtgaggaccgctggcaagatcagcctcgcgaaggcgcctggagggatcagcttCACGAGgaccgcccccagggcaacgctggtcttcctccgctgctgccaccaccaagaaggaacgacgaccaccatcaggacaagggggctgggggcttccaggagtcGCGAGCTAtcacctgcatcttgggcggagctcaagccccagcctctcagcgaatcttcaagcagtttgctcgcgaggtgaacgcagtcctccccaggctcgaggccacacgcccgcttaggtggtccaagtgcgccaccaccttcagttcggcagatcggctcaagtgcgcggccaccgctggtgcccttccgatgctttgctcacccgtcatcagcaacgtacaagtcaccaagaccctcatcgacggcggcgcagggcttaacgtcctgtctgTCGAGACGTTCAAcagccttcaagtgccctacaatcagcttcagcctaccaagcccttctcaggagtgaccgacggttccaccatgccgatagggcaggtccgcctccctgtcaccttcggacagcgcgacaactaccgcaccgagctcatcaacttcgacgtcgcccacatccgtctacCATACagtgccatcctcgggtatccggccctggccaagttcatggcagtgacacaccacggctacaacatcctcaagatgccaggaagcggcgggatcatcacagtcccctacgaagaaagagatgtggtgtgctccctcgagcgcgccttccaagcagcgtcaatcgaGGACTCCGACAGCAATGCAgcacagtaccctcctgaggtcgtccccaagaagaagaagcagctacttcgcacagggcctcaggagagcggcacCGCAAGTGGAGCCGCGTCAGGATctgcgcccgcgcctggggcgcctccctccctcgcatag